From the Longimicrobium sp. genome, the window GATCCCGGAGTCGCCCTTCACCTCCACGTCGGGCATGCGGCCGGGCTTCACGTCCACCTCGGGCGTGCCGCCGTCCTTGTTGCGCACGTCCACGTCGGGGAGCTTCCCCTTGTCCTCGACCTGGACCTTGCACCCCGCCACCGCCAGCGCGGCCAGCAACGCCGCGAGCGTCGTCGTCCTGCGCATCGGATCACCCCCTCGCCGTCGGTCCGGCCGGGGGCACTCGCAACGCCCATGCCCCGGGAGAAAGGACGCGGGCCGAGGGATCGTCCCCCGGCCCGCGCGGCCGTCCGTCTCCGCGGCCGGCGTCAGTATATGTACACCGGCGTGCCGACCTCCACCGCGGCATACAGCTCCTCGAGCGGCTCGTCTCGCACGCGGATGCACCCGTGCGTGGCGGGGAAGCCGATGGCCAGCGGGTCGTTGGTGCCGTGGATCATGATCCCGCCGCCGGTGTCGAGCTTGAAGTGGCCCAGCACCTCGGGGACCTTGCGGTTCTCGGTGCCGAACGGCGGGATGTACAGGATCCCGTTGAAGAACAGCGACGAGTCGCGCGGGATGGCGGTGAACTCGCCGCCCTCCACGATGCCGATCCAGTTGCCGCGGCGCACCACCCGGCGCCCGTCGTCCAGCGTCAGCCCCTCGGCGGGGAACTGCCGGACGCGCTCGGCCAGCGAGTAGTAGTGCCAGTCGGGCGGGTTCCAGAGCGGCTCCTCCTCCTTCACCAGCACGCGCCGCAGCCCGGTGGGGGTGTTGAAGTCGTAGACGCGGCCGCGCGCGGTGGTCACGCTTCCCATCCCCACGCCCACCTCGGTGTTGATCAGCGTGTCCTGGCCGTCGATCAGCCAGAGGCGCCGGTCGTACACGGAGATGACGATCTTGCGGCCGGGAAGGGCGTCGGCGGCGCGGCGCTGGCGGAGCCACCGCGCGCTGTCGGCGGCGTCCTTCGGCTTGCGCGGGGCGGGATCCGGGTTGGGGATGCCCAGCTTGCGCAGCCGGTCCACGATCAACTCCTCGCGCG encodes:
- a CDS encoding L,D-transpeptidase, whose protein sequence is MHPMRHFRWATAALLALGAAAPLRAQQLAMAPDTGGTSAGDRPSGLVTREELIVDRLRKLGIPNPDPAPRKPKDAADSARWLRQRRAADALPGRKIVISVYDRRLWLIDGQDTLINTEVGVGMGSVTTARGRVYDFNTPTGLRRVLVKEEEPLWNPPDWHYYSLAERVRQFPAEGLTLDDGRRVVRRGNWIGIVEGGEFTAIPRDSSLFFNGILYIPPFGTENRKVPEVLGHFKLDTGGGIMIHGTNDPLAIGFPATHGCIRVRDEPLEELYAAVEVGTPVYIY